The following coding sequences lie in one Caproicibacterium argilliputei genomic window:
- a CDS encoding FtsW/RodA/SpoVE family cell cycle protein, with protein MPDISAMLSVLTPAFFVLRGVAAVLTVFLVICCYTSMRAGRRREEPVVFLENQRNHKNIPVLYWENSLGRSQSCDIMLPDSAVSRDHAVLMRRESGWLLTDTGSKGGTYLNGKRIKDTVKVIPGDLIGIGRTNLVFRRVTDANGKAPRRRPRRAANQASLLVLCSIIQVLYFMQAFFADKQFSMLPFLPMAAVIGAEWGFYVISRHVLGRTNFELETLAFTLSGVGIALLCGTREKLTKTQTAPSANALFHPTMDAVYSQVIMMIGGLVLFSFLIWFMKDLTRVNKWRTPIAAIGLLLLAMPLLPGIGSSINGSRNWIHLGSFSVQPSEFVKLCFIFAGSATLDHLQTRRNLIGFIGLLTCVMGILILEKDIGGAAVFFATFLIIAFMRSGSMRTVVLSVAAAGVGIVTVLGMFSHVKERFAVWRHVWDANNIYDKGFQQTRVLTYSASGGLFGVGIGNGGLGGGTGPLKGYTNVTANTSDLVFGMMNEELGLLMAVVLVGVIAMFLFFARSDATRSRSTFYSITACAAAGMLLFQACLNIFGSTDVFPLTGVTLPFISAGGSSMMAVWGALAFVKSSDERTYAVRRRS; from the coding sequence GTGCCGGATATTTCGGCGATGCTTTCTGTATTGACACCTGCTTTCTTTGTCTTGCGCGGTGTGGCAGCGGTTTTGACAGTGTTCCTGGTCATTTGCTGCTACACCTCCATGCGGGCGGGACGCCGCCGCGAGGAACCGGTTGTCTTTTTGGAAAATCAAAGGAACCACAAAAACATCCCGGTGCTGTACTGGGAGAACAGCCTTGGCCGCAGCCAGAGCTGTGACATCATGCTGCCGGACAGCGCGGTCAGCCGTGACCATGCGGTGCTTATGCGCAGAGAGAGCGGCTGGCTCCTGACGGATACAGGCTCAAAAGGCGGCACTTACCTGAACGGCAAGCGTATAAAGGATACGGTCAAGGTAATTCCCGGTGACTTAATCGGCATCGGGCGCACCAACTTGGTTTTTCGCCGTGTGACGGATGCCAATGGAAAAGCGCCGCGCCGCCGCCCGCGCCGCGCTGCCAATCAAGCCAGCCTGCTGGTGCTGTGCAGCATCATTCAGGTGTTGTACTTTATGCAGGCATTCTTTGCGGATAAGCAGTTTTCCATGCTGCCGTTTCTGCCCATGGCGGCGGTCATTGGGGCGGAGTGGGGCTTTTACGTCATTTCGCGGCACGTTCTGGGCCGTACAAACTTTGAACTGGAAACGCTGGCGTTCACGCTTTCCGGCGTGGGCATTGCGCTGCTGTGCGGCACGCGGGAAAAGCTGACAAAAACGCAGACGGCTCCGTCGGCGAATGCGCTGTTTCATCCGACCATGGATGCCGTGTACTCGCAGGTGATCATGATGATTGGCGGGCTGGTACTGTTCAGCTTCCTAATCTGGTTTATGAAGGATCTTACGCGTGTCAACAAATGGCGCACGCCGATTGCCGCCATCGGGCTGCTTCTGCTGGCAATGCCGCTGCTGCCGGGCATTGGCAGCAGCATCAACGGCTCCAGAAACTGGATTCATCTGGGCAGTTTTTCGGTACAGCCCAGTGAGTTTGTGAAGCTGTGCTTCATTTTTGCAGGCTCGGCAACGCTGGATCATTTGCAGACCAGACGCAACTTGATTGGGTTCATCGGCCTGCTGACCTGCGTGATGGGCATTCTGATTTTGGAAAAAGATATCGGCGGCGCAGCGGTGTTTTTTGCAACCTTTTTGATTATCGCTTTTATGCGTTCTGGTTCCATGCGAACCGTGGTGCTGAGCGTTGCGGCCGCGGGTGTGGGCATTGTGACGGTGCTGGGAATGTTCTCCCATGTTAAAGAGCGTTTTGCAGTTTGGCGGCATGTGTGGGACGCAAATAACATTTACGACAAAGGCTTTCAGCAGACGCGCGTGCTGACTTACTCGGCGAGCGGCGGTTTGTTCGGTGTCGGTATCGGCAACGGCGGTCTGGGCGGCGGCACCGGCCCGCTCAAGGGCTACACCAATGTCACTGCCAACACCAGCGACTTGGTTTTCGGCATGATGAACGAGGAACTGGGGCTGCTCATGGCGGTGGTTCTGGTTGGCGTGATTGCAATGTTCCTTTTCTTTGCGCGCAGTGACGCCACGCGCTCCCGCTCCACCTTTTACTCCATTACCGCCTGCGCCGCCGCGGGGATGCTGCTGTTTCAGGCGTGCCTGAATATTTTCGGCAGCACCGATGTGTTTCCGCTTACCGGCGTGACACTGCCCTTTATCAGTGCAGGCGGCAGCAGCATGATGGCGGTTTGGGGGGCTTTAGCATTTGTCAAATCCAGCGACGAGCGGACATATGCAGTCAGGAGGCGAAGTTGA
- a CDS encoding penicillin-binding transpeptidase domain-containing protein, which yields MKTTGKRSLFLFFFLLLFAGGMCFFLFEYVTDGGQWAMQPYNAHLSGTSTTANGSVVDRHGLKLLTTNNGKRTYSDDETVRKSTLHLVGDSAGNISTGVQNAFKTELTGYNIVTGLTDIKTTKQGGSIRLTVDADLNKLAYRKLAGRKGAAIVTNWKTGEVLCLVSTPTFDPANPPSDLKTNESAYQGVYVNKALTGQLTPGSIFKIITSAAAIQNISNLDSRTFHCNGSVIVDGNAITCANGEKHGTIDFQHALADSCNVTFAQLAIEMGKNKMTAAANSLGLNESFNIDTLTVPKSNYNVANASDNQLGWSGVGQYTDQVSPAYMVRLLGAIANGGTPQELRIIKSVTGDLTSPNKFGTPKLGRQLMTTDVASRLKNYLRGDVKISYGDDFFGDMKQMCAKTGTAELGGEKGNNGWMVGFSADESTPYAFAVVVQNTDEFGINAAGPIARALLNEAVDNHD from the coding sequence GTGAAAACAACCGGAAAACGTTCCCTTTTTCTGTTTTTCTTTCTGCTGCTTTTTGCAGGCGGTATGTGCTTTTTCCTGTTTGAATATGTCACAGACGGCGGGCAGTGGGCCATGCAGCCCTACAACGCGCATTTAAGCGGTACCTCCACAACCGCCAACGGCAGCGTGGTGGATCGCCACGGGCTGAAGCTGCTGACAACCAACAATGGAAAGCGCACCTATAGTGACGATGAAACGGTGCGCAAATCCACCCTGCATCTGGTGGGGGACTCTGCCGGCAATATTTCCACAGGCGTGCAGAATGCTTTTAAAACAGAACTGACCGGTTACAACATTGTGACCGGCCTGACCGACATTAAAACGACGAAACAGGGCGGCAGCATTCGGCTGACAGTCGATGCGGATTTAAACAAGCTGGCATACCGCAAGCTTGCGGGGCGCAAGGGCGCCGCTATTGTGACAAACTGGAAAACCGGCGAGGTTCTGTGCCTGGTCAGTACGCCGACCTTTGACCCCGCCAATCCGCCCTCTGACCTGAAAACCAATGAAAGCGCCTATCAGGGGGTTTACGTGAACAAGGCGCTGACCGGTCAGCTGACACCCGGCTCTATTTTCAAAATCATCACGTCTGCCGCTGCCATTCAGAACATTTCAAATCTGGACAGCCGCACCTTCCACTGCAACGGTTCCGTGATTGTAGACGGCAACGCGATCACCTGCGCAAATGGCGAAAAGCACGGCACCATTGACTTTCAGCACGCGCTGGCGGATTCCTGCAATGTGACGTTTGCACAGCTGGCCATCGAAATGGGCAAGAATAAGATGACTGCGGCGGCAAATTCACTGGGGCTGAATGAATCATTTAACATCGATACGCTCACGGTTCCAAAGTCTAACTACAATGTGGCCAATGCTAGTGACAATCAGCTGGGATGGTCCGGTGTCGGGCAGTACACGGACCAGGTGAGTCCGGCGTATATGGTTCGTCTGCTGGGTGCCATCGCCAACGGCGGCACGCCGCAGGAGCTGCGCATTATCAAAAGTGTCACCGGCGACCTGACCAGCCCCAACAAATTCGGCACGCCGAAGCTTGGCCGCCAGCTTATGACAACAGATGTGGCAAGTCGGCTGAAAAACTACCTGCGCGGCGATGTGAAGATTTCTTATGGGGATGACTTCTTCGGCGATATGAAGCAAATGTGCGCAAAAACCGGCACCGCCGAACTTGGCGGTGAGAAGGGCAACAACGGCTGGATGGTCGGTTTTTCTGCTGATGAGAGCACCCCGTATGCGTTTGCCGTGGTGGTACAGAACACCGATGAATTTGGCATCAACGCGGCAGGCCCGATTGCGCGGGCGCTGCTTAACGAAGCGGTCGACAACCATGACTGA
- a CDS encoding thiamine-binding protein: MEKFPASVAIQVLPHVDTDEEVVRIVDEVIAYIKSTGVNYYVGPFETTLEGDYEELMEIVKQCQYIAVKAGCPQVAAYVKISFKPEGGVLTIAQKVTKYH, encoded by the coding sequence ATGGAAAAATTCCCAGCAAGCGTAGCTATTCAGGTTCTGCCGCACGTCGATACCGATGAGGAAGTTGTGCGGATTGTGGACGAGGTCATTGCGTATATCAAAAGTACCGGCGTCAATTACTATGTCGGCCCGTTTGAAACAACGCTGGAGGGCGACTACGAAGAACTGATGGAGATTGTGAAGCAGTGCCAGTACATTGCCGTCAAGGCCGGCTGTCCGCAGGTGGCGGCGTATGTGAAGATCAGCTTTAAGCCGGAAGGCGGGGTGCTGACGATTGCACAGAAAGTTACAAAGTATCACTGA
- a CDS encoding ABC transporter permease, with the protein MHRKLQSITDKLSPLFLLAAVLIVWQAVVSFGVVPNFMLPSPVQVVQAFVDDFPALMLNASTSLQETFWGMLIAVAMAFGSAFLMDRFQLVKKSLYPILILTQTIPSVAIAPLLVLWLGYDMTPKIVLVIVSCYFPIAVGLLNGFSSADPDVINLMRTMGSSRWQIFCHVKIPSALNNFFSGLRISVSYSVIGAVVAEWLGGNSGLGVYMTHMRKSYAYDRMFAVIFLVSIISLLLMKLVDVLQRVCMPWEAAVQSAPDAAKV; encoded by the coding sequence TTGCACAGAAAGTTACAAAGTATCACTGACAAGCTTTCGCCGCTGTTTCTGCTGGCGGCGGTGCTGATTGTCTGGCAGGCGGTTGTTTCGTTCGGTGTAGTGCCCAATTTCATGCTGCCGAGTCCGGTGCAGGTGGTGCAGGCGTTTGTAGATGACTTTCCGGCACTGATGCTGAATGCCTCCACCTCTCTGCAGGAAACCTTTTGGGGAATGCTCATCGCGGTAGCGATGGCATTTGGCTCCGCATTTTTGATGGACCGCTTTCAGCTGGTCAAAAAGAGCCTGTACCCCATTCTGATTCTCACACAGACGATTCCTTCGGTGGCAATCGCGCCGCTTTTGGTGCTGTGGCTTGGCTACGATATGACCCCAAAGATTGTGTTGGTCATTGTTTCCTGCTACTTCCCGATTGCGGTGGGGCTGCTCAATGGCTTTTCCAGTGCGGATCCGGATGTGATTAACCTGATGCGCACCATGGGCAGCAGCCGCTGGCAGATTTTTTGCCATGTGAAAATTCCCAGTGCGCTGAACAATTTTTTTTCCGGTCTGCGCATCAGTGTGTCCTATTCGGTCATCGGCGCGGTGGTCGCGGAGTGGCTGGGCGGCAACAGCGGCCTTGGTGTGTATATGACGCATATGCGCAAAAGCTATGCGTATGACCGGATGTTTGCGGTTATTTTTCTGGTTTCAATCATCAGCCTTCTGCTGATGAAACTGGTGGATGTGCTGCAGCGGGTGTGTATGCCGTGGGAAGCGGCGGTACAGTCCGCACCCGATGCGGCAAAAGTTTGA
- a CDS encoding ABC transporter substrate-binding protein, which produces MKKIKIWKSITAAVLAASVAAAASACGGASQTSSAGSTAASAASASAATGKLEKIKFVLDYTPNTNHTGIYVAQALGYFQDEGLEVEIEQPPESGTAALVGSGNAQFGVGFQDTDMASALTSDTPLPITAVAALIQHNTSGIASVKSKNITRPKDMTGHSYATWDTPVEKGMLKYVINKDGGDYSKVKMIPSGDNSIVQIQTNTDTAWIYYAWDGIAAEVQNVPLNFFTFKDIDPVLDCYTPVLIANNAFLKKEPETAKKFLRAAKKGYEYAIEKPDEAAKLLMQQVPDLKSSEKLVIKSQEWLKDQYKAEVQQWGYIDPSRWNAFYKWLYDNKLISKEIPAGTGFSDAYLEK; this is translated from the coding sequence ATGAAAAAGATAAAAATTTGGAAATCAATCACGGCGGCAGTGCTGGCGGCTTCAGTCGCTGCTGCGGCGTCTGCGTGCGGCGGCGCATCGCAGACCTCTTCTGCCGGAAGCACAGCGGCATCTGCAGCGTCCGCTTCCGCTGCGACCGGCAAGTTGGAGAAAATTAAGTTCGTACTGGACTATACGCCGAATACCAACCATACCGGCATCTATGTGGCGCAGGCGCTTGGCTACTTTCAGGATGAAGGTTTGGAAGTCGAGATTGAACAGCCGCCGGAGTCCGGCACTGCCGCGCTGGTCGGTTCCGGCAATGCGCAGTTCGGCGTCGGGTTTCAGGACACAGACATGGCATCTGCGCTGACTTCAGACACACCGCTGCCGATTACGGCGGTTGCGGCGTTGATTCAGCACAACACTTCCGGCATCGCTTCGGTCAAAAGCAAAAATATCACACGCCCGAAGGATATGACCGGTCACTCTTACGCCACCTGGGACACACCGGTGGAAAAGGGAATGCTCAAGTATGTGATTAACAAGGATGGCGGCGACTATTCTAAAGTAAAGATGATTCCTTCCGGCGACAACTCCATCGTGCAGATTCAGACCAATACGGACACCGCCTGGATTTACTACGCATGGGACGGCATTGCGGCAGAGGTGCAGAACGTACCGCTGAATTTCTTTACGTTTAAAGATATCGACCCGGTGCTGGACTGCTACACGCCAGTGCTCATTGCCAACAATGCATTTTTGAAAAAGGAACCGGAAACCGCGAAGAAGTTCCTGCGCGCCGCAAAAAAAGGCTACGAGTACGCCATTGAAAAGCCGGATGAAGCCGCAAAGCTGCTCATGCAGCAGGTGCCGGATCTTAAAAGCAGTGAGAAGCTGGTCATCAAAAGTCAGGAATGGCTGAAAGACCAGTACAAGGCAGAAGTGCAGCAGTGGGGATACATTGACCCGTCGCGCTGGAATGCATTTTACAAATGGTTGTACGACAACAAGCTCATCAGCAAGGAGATTCCGGCGGGCACCGGCTTCTCGGATGCTTATCTGGAAAAGTAA
- a CDS encoding ABC transporter ATP-binding protein, which produces METKLTAEGITKSYDGVKILENVSLELRDQEIVSLLGVSGAGKTTLFNVISGLSQPDCGHVFLKDSEITGQAGHVSYMLQKDLLLPYRSVVDNVALPLLLHGVPKKEARQKAGALFADFGLEGTQKKWPAQLSGGMRQRAALLRTYLSSEGVALLDEPFSALDTITKDTMHTWYLNVMQKIELSTLFITHDIDEAILLSDRIYVLAGRPGHMIAEMPVTEPRPRTRDFTLTETFLGYKRRIIELLKI; this is translated from the coding sequence ATGGAAACGAAACTGACAGCAGAGGGAATCACCAAAAGCTACGATGGCGTAAAAATTCTGGAAAACGTGAGCCTGGAGCTGCGCGACCAGGAGATTGTGAGTCTGCTTGGTGTCAGCGGCGCTGGAAAGACAACGCTTTTTAATGTGATTTCAGGGCTTTCACAGCCGGATTGCGGCCATGTTTTTCTGAAAGACAGTGAAATCACCGGGCAGGCCGGCCACGTTTCCTATATGCTGCAGAAAGATTTGCTTCTGCCGTACCGCTCTGTGGTAGACAACGTTGCGCTGCCGCTGCTGCTGCACGGCGTACCCAAAAAAGAGGCGCGGCAGAAAGCCGGCGCGCTCTTTGCGGACTTTGGTCTGGAAGGGACGCAGAAAAAGTGGCCGGCGCAGCTTTCCGGCGGAATGCGCCAGCGCGCGGCGCTGCTGCGCACGTACCTGAGCAGTGAGGGGGTTGCGCTGCTGGATGAGCCGTTTTCTGCGCTGGATACCATCACCAAGGATACCATGCACACCTGGTACCTGAATGTCATGCAGAAGATTGAGCTTTCCACGCTGTTTATTACGCATGACATTGATGAGGCCATCCTGCTTTCCGACCGTATTTATGTGCTTGCGGGCAGGCCCGGACACATGATTGCGGAGATGCCGGTGACCGAGCCGCGCCCGCGCACCCGGGATTTTACGTTGACAGAAACGTTTCTGGGCTACAAGCGCAGGATTATTGAACTGCTGAAAATTTGA
- a CDS encoding extracellular solute-binding protein, whose product MKQSVLKRFIAVSLTAAMAVSFTACGGESSTSGGSSTAASGSSTAAKAEGDKEITFWNIATEDPDKKIMEYAVDKFNKTNKDGYHVTMVPTQNDNYKEKLVVAMSSGECPDMYTSWSGGPMNEYIESGYAQPIDDLMKSSGVQDKLMEASISQATYNGHIYAVPVLNVSMAGIFYNKEMFKKYNISVPTTLSELEKAADTLKKNGITPFALANSSKWTGSMYFQCLAARKAGLEPFRNAVAGKGSFEDDCFTYAGEKIQEWTKKGYFPDGVNSLSEDDGQARQLLYQEKAGMDLIGSWYTGNIKTDSEEFYKKVGWFPFPKIDGSTADDTIQIGTVGDQFISFNCKGDKLKAAFECASLYSSDEAVDLMIQNGKIPPVKGVENKLSDPLTKQICEAANKASSVQLWYDQYLPPAVAETHLNTCQELFGLTMTPKEAAAKMQKSMKDYLASKSSSKK is encoded by the coding sequence ATGAAGCAGAGTGTTTTGAAAAGGTTCATCGCTGTATCCCTGACCGCAGCGATGGCGGTTTCTTTTACCGCCTGCGGTGGTGAAAGCAGCACTTCCGGGGGCAGCTCGACCGCTGCGTCCGGCAGCAGCACCGCCGCCAAGGCGGAAGGGGACAAGGAGATTACCTTCTGGAACATCGCCACAGAGGATCCGGACAAAAAAATCATGGAGTACGCGGTCGACAAGTTCAATAAGACCAACAAGGATGGTTACCACGTCACCATGGTGCCGACGCAGAACGATAACTACAAGGAAAAGCTGGTTGTTGCCATGAGTTCCGGCGAGTGTCCGGATATGTACACCAGCTGGTCCGGCGGCCCGATGAATGAATACATCGAGTCTGGTTACGCGCAGCCGATTGACGACCTGATGAAGTCGTCCGGCGTACAGGACAAACTGATGGAAGCATCCATTTCGCAGGCAACCTACAACGGACATATCTATGCGGTGCCTGTGCTGAACGTTTCCATGGCAGGCATTTTCTACAATAAGGAGATGTTCAAAAAGTACAACATTTCTGTGCCGACCACGCTTTCTGAACTGGAGAAAGCGGCGGATACACTGAAAAAGAACGGCATCACACCGTTTGCGCTTGCAAACAGCAGCAAATGGACCGGTTCCATGTACTTCCAGTGCCTGGCGGCACGTAAAGCTGGGCTGGAACCCTTCCGCAACGCGGTGGCCGGTAAAGGCAGCTTTGAGGATGACTGCTTTACTTACGCGGGGGAGAAGATTCAGGAGTGGACCAAGAAAGGCTACTTCCCGGACGGCGTGAACTCCCTGAGTGAGGATGACGGGCAGGCACGTCAGCTGCTGTATCAGGAGAAAGCAGGCATGGATTTGATTGGTTCCTGGTACACCGGCAATATCAAGACCGACAGCGAAGAGTTTTATAAGAAAGTCGGCTGGTTCCCCTTCCCGAAGATTGACGGCAGCACCGCAGACGATACCATTCAAATCGGTACCGTGGGCGACCAGTTCATTTCCTTTAACTGTAAGGGCGACAAACTGAAGGCTGCCTTTGAGTGCGCTTCCCTTTACTCTTCGGATGAAGCGGTCGACCTCATGATTCAAAACGGCAAGATTCCGCCGGTAAAAGGCGTGGAAAACAAGCTGAGCGACCCGCTGACCAAGCAGATCTGCGAGGCAGCCAACAAAGCCTCCAGTGTGCAGCTTTGGTACGACCAGTACCTGCCGCCGGCTGTGGCGGAAACACACCTGAATACCTGCCAGGAGTTGTTTGGTCTGACCATGACACCAAAGGAAGCCGCGGCAAAAATGCAGAAATCCATGAAGGATTATCTGGCAAGCAAGAGCAGCTCCAAAAAGTAA
- a CDS encoding carbohydrate ABC transporter permease: MNASKSLAVRRRRSTRLYALAFLAPVAIVLLVFVFYPIVDTFAISGYRWNGISADRQWVGFANWSSLLQDSKFWTAFLNNIIIMILSIVIQIPLGLAMATFIDFGGKKMTVFKVLWFIPMLMSSVAIGFLFTYALATNGGLISSISALFGGGNVDLLGNPKNALMTVIMVICWQFAPFYMVYFMAAYTNIPFDVYEAATIDGATRGQYFLHVALPLLAPSMKSAAILSMVGSLKYFDLIYVMTGGGPGTSTELMATYMYKESFKNFNMGYGSTIAGGMFILITVISLLTMRAITGKEEK; encoded by the coding sequence ATGAATGCGTCAAAATCTCTGGCAGTCAGAAGGCGCCGCAGCACCAGACTGTATGCGCTGGCATTTCTGGCGCCGGTGGCGATTGTACTGCTGGTGTTTGTTTTTTACCCCATTGTGGATACATTCGCAATCAGCGGGTACCGCTGGAACGGAATTTCCGCTGACCGGCAGTGGGTGGGCTTTGCAAACTGGAGCAGCCTGCTGCAGGACAGCAAGTTTTGGACGGCGTTCCTCAACAATATCATTATCATGATTCTGTCCATTGTCATTCAAATTCCGCTGGGGCTTGCCATGGCAACGTTCATTGATTTCGGCGGCAAGAAAATGACGGTTTTTAAGGTTCTGTGGTTCATCCCGATGCTGATGTCCAGCGTCGCCATCGGCTTTCTGTTCACCTACGCACTGGCGACAAACGGCGGCCTAATCAGTTCGATTTCCGCATTGTTCGGCGGGGGAAATGTAGATTTGCTCGGCAATCCGAAAAATGCGCTGATGACGGTAATCATGGTCATCTGCTGGCAGTTTGCGCCGTTTTACATGGTGTATTTTATGGCGGCGTATACTAACATTCCGTTTGATGTTTACGAGGCAGCCACCATTGACGGCGCGACGCGCGGACAGTATTTTTTGCACGTTGCGCTGCCGCTGCTGGCACCTTCCATGAAAAGTGCCGCGATTCTTTCAATGGTCGGTTCGCTCAAATACTTTGATTTGATTTATGTGATGACCGGCGGCGGCCCGGGCACCTCTACGGAACTGATGGCAACGTATATGTACAAGGAGTCGTTTAAAAACTTCAACATGGGCTACGGCTCAACGATTGCGGGCGGTATGTTTATTCTGATTACCGTCATTTCGCTGCTGACCATGCGTGCCATTACCGGAAAGGAGGAGAAGTAA
- a CDS encoding carbohydrate ABC transporter permease: MTGTIHSQELALKIKQSRRKKVLAWTVAGVLSAIYLVISLAPFIFMVMNSFKEKFEMLVGGVFALPKSLSFSNYSSVLQGNFLHYLLNSVMILVISLLILLFVSACASYPLSRFHFKMRAPIYSVIVACMCIPVHITLIPIFRMAKASHLYDSVWSLIGPYVAFGVPISVFILTSFMKEIPREIEESSEIDGCNKVQIFFKMILPLSKPGLATLAIYNGVNMWNEFSFAYTLTQSANSRTLPLAVWDFQGQYSMNTPMIMAVLTLSLLPMVIIFIIFQDKLVKGMTAGAVKG; encoded by the coding sequence ATGACAGGAACCATTCATTCGCAGGAGCTTGCCTTGAAAATCAAGCAGAGCAGGCGTAAAAAAGTGCTGGCGTGGACCGTGGCAGGGGTGCTTTCTGCTATTTATCTGGTGATTTCTCTGGCACCGTTCATTTTTATGGTGATGAATTCCTTTAAAGAGAAATTTGAAATGCTGGTCGGCGGTGTGTTTGCATTGCCGAAAAGCCTTAGCTTTTCGAATTACAGCTCAGTGCTGCAGGGAAACTTCCTGCACTATCTGCTGAACAGTGTGATGATTCTGGTGATTTCCCTGCTCATTCTGCTGTTTGTTTCCGCGTGTGCTTCTTACCCGCTAAGCCGCTTCCACTTTAAGATGCGCGCGCCGATTTACTCGGTGATTGTGGCGTGTATGTGCATTCCGGTACATATCACGCTGATTCCGATTTTTCGCATGGCAAAGGCTTCGCACCTGTATGACTCGGTGTGGTCGCTGATTGGGCCGTATGTGGCGTTTGGCGTGCCGATTTCCGTGTTCATTCTGACCAGCTTTATGAAAGAAATTCCGCGCGAAATTGAGGAATCCTCTGAGATTGACGGCTGCAACAAAGTGCAGATCTTTTTCAAAATGATTCTGCCGCTGTCCAAGCCGGGGCTGGCGACACTTGCCATTTACAATGGCGTCAATATGTGGAATGAGTTCAGCTTTGCATACACATTAACCCAGTCGGCAAACTCGCGTACCCTGCCGCTGGCCGTGTGGGACTTTCAGGGGCAGTACAGCATGAATACGCCGATGATTATGGCGGTGCTGACGCTGAGCCTGCTGCCCATGGTGATTATCTTTATTATTTTTCAAGACAAACTCGTGAAAGGCATGACTGCGGGCGCTGTTAAGGGCTGA